Below is a window of Chryseobacterium arthrosphaerae DNA.
AATGATTAAAAACATAGTCCATACCAATTTTGAAACGCATCAAATATAAATATCTTTTTGTCTCAAAATGCAGTTCGTTGAGAAAAACTGTCATTGATTGAAAAAATCCAGGCCCGTTCTTCCTAATAAATATATTTGAGAAACCGCAATATTAATCAAATATTACATGAAACTTAATATACAATTCACGCTTATTTTGTCATTTTGTTTGCTCAACAGCCTTTTATACAGTCAGAGCAAAGACAATTATAATATGTGGTTTCAGTACCTGATGTCGGCAAAGATTACTGATAAAAGTACTTTAACTGCGCTTACCCAATACCGTTCTTTCGATCTGGCTTATGACACAAGGCTTTTTCTGGTGAATGCCTATGTAGATTATGAAGTGGCAGAAAATATAAGACCTGCCGCAGGGGCAATGTTTCTGATCCTTGAATCTTATAACGCTGACGATTCTAAAAAAATACGGTATGAAAAAAGACCTTTTCAACAGGTAACTGCTGAGTATTACATTGGAAGAACATCAATCTCCAACCGTCTCCGGGTGGAAGAACGTTTTATCAGCAATCCTGATGAATTTGAGGTAAGAATCCGGTATCTGATCTCCGTCCGCATTCCTTTCAATAAAAAGGGAGAAAAGGAAAAACTCTACGGCATTCTGAAAAATGAAATAAGAATGAATGTTGATAAGCTGGAACCTTTCGACAGCAACCGTATTACGGCAGGTCTTGGAATAAAATTAGGAAAAAACTCTGCATTGGAGCTTGCCTTCATCAATCAGCTGGAAACCAAAAAAACGAGTAATTACGGATTTATAGGTTTCAGAAACAGTTTCGACTGGAGAAAAAAGAAACAACAATAACCTCATTAATATT
It encodes the following:
- a CDS encoding DUF2490 domain-containing protein, which gives rise to MWFQYLMSAKITDKSTLTALTQYRSFDLAYDTRLFLVNAYVDYEVAENIRPAAGAMFLILESYNADDSKKIRYEKRPFQQVTAEYYIGRTSISNRLRVEERFISNPDEFEVRIRYLISVRIPFNKKGEKEKLYGILKNEIRMNVDKLEPFDSNRITAGLGIKLGKNSALELAFINQLETKKTSNYGFIGFRNSFDWRKKKQQ